A single region of the Malus sylvestris chromosome 8, drMalSylv7.2, whole genome shotgun sequence genome encodes:
- the LOC126631186 gene encoding glycine-rich domain-containing protein 1-like isoform X1, protein MERKQEREWAEAQKIVISKDLVAAAKQQLKFLAVVDRNQHLYDGPALYKAIYRYKYCWLPLLAKYAESEVSEGPLVVPLDCEWIWHCHRLNPVRYVTDCANLCGRILVNHNFVSSVQGTCKKKTEEIWIKLYPEEPYELDMSSCLSHGSAKNYYATSESTKYNLASAVRRQIPFFYQVSRSYMNDNLFLEGAVDRYKGFLHLIKRNRERSITRFCVPTYDIDLIWHSHQLHPASYCKDLVAIMGKVLEHDDTDSDRTKGQKLDVGFSETAKQWEEMFGSRYWRAGAMYRGSAPSPLPTYLSQLQIQTGRKKVVQSDRNKNIIQLPKTTFVEVDSNVFISHILSLRELQTLRFYLFCFLIRILSYVGSLSMAAHLSSSSSFVTCCRPLR, encoded by the exons ATGGAGAGGAAGCAAGAACGAGAGTGGGCCGAAGCACAAAAGATTGTGATAAGCAAAGACCTTGTGGCTGCAGCTAAACAGCAGCTAAAGTTTCTAGCGGTTGTTGATCGAAACCAGCATCTCTATGACGGTCCTGCTTTGTACAAGGCCATTTATCG GTACAAATATTGTTGGCTTCCCTTACTTGCCAAGTATGCTGAATCTGAGGTTTCAGAAGGTCCTCTCGTCGTGCCTCTTGATTGCGAATGGATTTGGCATTGTCACAGGCTCAATCCG GTGCGTTATGTCACTGATTGCGCAAATCTCTGCGGAAGAATCCTTGTGAACCACAACTTTGTATCCTCCGTTCAGGGAACCtgcaaaaagaaaacagaagaaaTTTGGATCAAACTATATCCTGAAGAGCCATATGAGCTCGATATGAGTAGCTGCCTGTCACATGGCAGTGCCAAAAATTATTATGCAACTTCCGAAAGCACAAAGTATAATCTAGCATCGGCTGTCAGAAGGCAGATTCCTTTCTTTTACCAG GTGTCGAGATCTTACATGAATGACAACCTCTTTCTCGAGGGAGCTGTGGACAGATACAAAGGGTTTTTGCATTTGATCAAGAGAAATAGGGAGAGGTCTATTACGCGCTTTTGTGTTCCAACTTATGACATTGACCTCATCTGGCACTCCCACCAATTGCATCCTGCTTCTTACTGTAAAGATCTTGTGGCAATAATGGGCAAGGTGTTAGAGCATGATGACACAGATTCTGACCGAACCAAGGGTCAAAAGCTAGATGTCGGTTTTTCTGAGACCGCCAAGCAATGGGAAGAGATGTTCGGTTCAAGGTACTGGAGAGCAGGAGCAATGTACAGAGGCAGTGCTCCATCTCCGCTCCCCACCTATCTCAGCCAACTACAAATACAAACAGGGAGAAAGAAGGTTGTTCAATCTGATCGGAACAAGAATATTATTCAACTTCCAAAGACAACGTTTGTAGAGGTAGATTCCAATGTCTTCATCTCCCACATTCTTTCATTACGTGAGTTGCAAACCTTAAGGTTTTACCTTTTCTGCTTCCTGATCCGCATCCTATCATATGTGGGCAGCCTCTCTATGGCCGCCCACTTGAGCTCCTCCTCCTCATTCGTCACCTGCTGCCGCCCACTTCGCTGA
- the LOC126631071 gene encoding uncharacterized protein LOC126631071 isoform X3, with protein MVDQTPLPLLFMRTVIQAIDDFPSLVDFVMEILSKLVRKLGTSDVLYVRFGFLKCASQTQPHSFHELLRLPPPQPESTLNKYANLRGPLAAYASQPSVKASLYRPTLADLGLENETHLQQPHVPPSLYLTDTSSSVHGADSNVIITKQHKLINSWSNSYVIIRKRSDSQK; from the exons ATG gTTGATCaaactcctcttcctcttctctttATGAGAACAGTTATTCAGGCAATAGATGATTTTCCTTCACTG GTTGATTTTGTTATGGAAATACTTTCCAAACTTGTGAGAAAACTG GGGACAAGTGATGTTCTATATGTAAGGTTTGGATTCCTGAAATGTGCGTCACAGACACAGCCACATTCTTTCCATGAATTGTTACGG CTACCACCCCCACAACCTGAAAGCACTCTGAACAAATATGCGAACCTCAGAGGTCCCCTTGCCGCTTATGCTAGCCAGCCTAGCGTAAAAGCTTCACTCTATAG ACCAACACTTGCCGACCTTGGTCTAGAAAATGAAACACATTTGCAGCAACCGCATGTGCCACCATCGTTATACCTTACAGACACAAGCTCATCAGTTCATGGAGCGGACTCCAACGTGATAATTACAAAGCAACACAAGCTCATCAATTCATGGAGCAACTCCTACGTGATAATTAGAAAGCGTTCGGACTCTCAAAAGTGA
- the LOC126631071 gene encoding uncharacterized protein LOC126631071 isoform X2, whose amino-acid sequence MVVPENDGLALKKITDACSACFEQRTVFTQALAKALNQMVDQTPLPLLFMRTVIQAIDDFPSLVDFVMEILSKLVRKLLPPPQPESTLNKYANLRGPLAAYASQPSVKASLYRPTLADLGLENETHLQQPHVPPSLYLTDTSSSVHGADSNVIITKQHKLINSWSNSYVIIRKRSDSQK is encoded by the exons ATGGTAGTTCCTGAGAATGATGGACTTGCACTTAAGAAG ATAACAGATGCTTGCTCAGCCTGTTTTGAGCAACGCACAGTTTTCACGCAGGCGTTGGCAAAGGCCCTGAATCAGATG gTTGATCaaactcctcttcctcttctctttATGAGAACAGTTATTCAGGCAATAGATGATTTTCCTTCACTG GTTGATTTTGTTATGGAAATACTTTCCAAACTTGTGAGAAAACTG CTACCACCCCCACAACCTGAAAGCACTCTGAACAAATATGCGAACCTCAGAGGTCCCCTTGCCGCTTATGCTAGCCAGCCTAGCGTAAAAGCTTCACTCTATAG ACCAACACTTGCCGACCTTGGTCTAGAAAATGAAACACATTTGCAGCAACCGCATGTGCCACCATCGTTATACCTTACAGACACAAGCTCATCAGTTCATGGAGCGGACTCCAACGTGATAATTACAAAGCAACACAAGCTCATCAATTCATGGAGCAACTCCTACGTGATAATTAGAAAGCGTTCGGACTCTCAAAAGTGA
- the LOC126631071 gene encoding uncharacterized protein LOC126631071 isoform X1, translated as MVVPENDGLALKKITDACSACFEQRTVFTQALAKALNQMVDQTPLPLLFMRTVIQAIDDFPSLVDFVMEILSKLVRKLGTSDVLYVRFGFLKCASQTQPHSFHELLRLPPPQPESTLNKYANLRGPLAAYASQPSVKASLYRPTLADLGLENETHLQQPHVPPSLYLTDTSSSVHGADSNVIITKQHKLINSWSNSYVIIRKRSDSQK; from the exons ATGGTAGTTCCTGAGAATGATGGACTTGCACTTAAGAAG ATAACAGATGCTTGCTCAGCCTGTTTTGAGCAACGCACAGTTTTCACGCAGGCGTTGGCAAAGGCCCTGAATCAGATG gTTGATCaaactcctcttcctcttctctttATGAGAACAGTTATTCAGGCAATAGATGATTTTCCTTCACTG GTTGATTTTGTTATGGAAATACTTTCCAAACTTGTGAGAAAACTG GGGACAAGTGATGTTCTATATGTAAGGTTTGGATTCCTGAAATGTGCGTCACAGACACAGCCACATTCTTTCCATGAATTGTTACGG CTACCACCCCCACAACCTGAAAGCACTCTGAACAAATATGCGAACCTCAGAGGTCCCCTTGCCGCTTATGCTAGCCAGCCTAGCGTAAAAGCTTCACTCTATAG ACCAACACTTGCCGACCTTGGTCTAGAAAATGAAACACATTTGCAGCAACCGCATGTGCCACCATCGTTATACCTTACAGACACAAGCTCATCAGTTCATGGAGCGGACTCCAACGTGATAATTACAAAGCAACACAAGCTCATCAATTCATGGAGCAACTCCTACGTGATAATTAGAAAGCGTTCGGACTCTCAAAAGTGA
- the LOC126631186 gene encoding glycine-rich domain-containing protein 1-like isoform X2: MERKQEREWAEAQKIVISKDLVAAAKQQLKFLAVVDRNQHLYDGPALYKAIYRYKYCWLPLLAKYAESEVSEGPLVVPLDCEWIWHCHRLNPVRYVTDCANLCGRILVNHNFVSSVQGTCKKKTEEIWIKLYPEEPYELDMSSCLSHGSAKNYYATSESTKYNLASAVRRQIPFFYQVSRSYMNDNLFLEGAVDRYKGFLHLIKRNRERSITRFCVPTYDIDLIWHSHQLHPASYCKDLVAIMGKVLEHDDTDSDRTKGQKLDVGFSETAKQWEEMFGSRYWRAGAMYRGSAPSPLPTYLSQLQIQTGRKKVVQSDRNKNIIQLPKTTFVEPLYGRPLELLLLIRHLLPPTSLKSVRCVPHLPHTR, encoded by the exons ATGGAGAGGAAGCAAGAACGAGAGTGGGCCGAAGCACAAAAGATTGTGATAAGCAAAGACCTTGTGGCTGCAGCTAAACAGCAGCTAAAGTTTCTAGCGGTTGTTGATCGAAACCAGCATCTCTATGACGGTCCTGCTTTGTACAAGGCCATTTATCG GTACAAATATTGTTGGCTTCCCTTACTTGCCAAGTATGCTGAATCTGAGGTTTCAGAAGGTCCTCTCGTCGTGCCTCTTGATTGCGAATGGATTTGGCATTGTCACAGGCTCAATCCG GTGCGTTATGTCACTGATTGCGCAAATCTCTGCGGAAGAATCCTTGTGAACCACAACTTTGTATCCTCCGTTCAGGGAACCtgcaaaaagaaaacagaagaaaTTTGGATCAAACTATATCCTGAAGAGCCATATGAGCTCGATATGAGTAGCTGCCTGTCACATGGCAGTGCCAAAAATTATTATGCAACTTCCGAAAGCACAAAGTATAATCTAGCATCGGCTGTCAGAAGGCAGATTCCTTTCTTTTACCAG GTGTCGAGATCTTACATGAATGACAACCTCTTTCTCGAGGGAGCTGTGGACAGATACAAAGGGTTTTTGCATTTGATCAAGAGAAATAGGGAGAGGTCTATTACGCGCTTTTGTGTTCCAACTTATGACATTGACCTCATCTGGCACTCCCACCAATTGCATCCTGCTTCTTACTGTAAAGATCTTGTGGCAATAATGGGCAAGGTGTTAGAGCATGATGACACAGATTCTGACCGAACCAAGGGTCAAAAGCTAGATGTCGGTTTTTCTGAGACCGCCAAGCAATGGGAAGAGATGTTCGGTTCAAGGTACTGGAGAGCAGGAGCAATGTACAGAGGCAGTGCTCCATCTCCGCTCCCCACCTATCTCAGCCAACTACAAATACAAACAGGGAGAAAGAAGGTTGTTCAATCTGATCGGAACAAGAATATTATTCAACTTCCAAAGACAACGTTTGTAGAG CCTCTCTATGGCCGCCCACTTGAGCTCCTCCTCCTCATTCGTCACCTGCTGCCGCCCACTTCGCTGAAAAGCGTTCGGTGCGTTCCACATCTCCCTCACACTCGTTGA
- the LOC126633399 gene encoding ubiquitin-fold modifier-conjugating enzyme 1, with the protein MEGWDPNTKSTLTQIPLLTTKAGPRDGAAWTQRLKEEYKALIAYTQMNKSNDNDWFRISAANPEGTRWTGKCWYVHNLLKYEFDLQFDIPITYPATAPELELPQLDGKTQKMYRGGKICLTVHFKPLWAKNCPRFGIAHALCLGLAPWLAAEIPILVDSGMVKHKDDAASSAES; encoded by the exons ATGGAGGGTTGGGACCCGAACACCAAGTCGACGCTGACCCAGATCCCACTCTTGACCACCAAGGCCGGTCCTAGAGACGGCGCGGCTTGGACGCAGCGGCTGAAGGAGGAGTACAAGGCGCTGATCGCCTACACCCAGATGAACAAGTCCAACGACAACGATTGGTTCCGAATCTCAGCCGCCAATCCCGAGGGCACACGATGGACAGGCAAGTGCTGGTACGTCCACAACCTCCTCAAGTACGAATTCGATCTCCAGTTTGATATCCCGATCACCTACCCCGCCACCGCACCGGAACTTGAGCTCCCTCAGCTCGACGGCAAGACCCAAAAG ATGTATAGAGGGGGAAAGATCTGCTTGACGGTGCATTTCAAGCCTCTTTGGGCCAAGAACTG CCCAAGATTTGGTATAGCACATGCACTCTGTTTGGGTCTTGCACCGTGGCTTGCAGCAGAGATTCCCATCCTTGTGGATTCTGGTATGGTTAAGCACAAAGATGATGCTGCATCATCGGCTGAATCTTAG
- the LOC126633255 gene encoding probable beta-1,4-xylosyltransferase IRX9H — translation MASIRRTLSPAFRDRPYVNGAGSPFSVPSPSQKLLSSSRYSPPFPSVILAFAVNVRRFVAGVLFHLPNRKGQQWRRGFYRCLLFFFLGFLLGLLPFGHVDDDEIPGRSNFDIEPPHVNVQFDTGNADPAVKRREDLVVDVSFGVVERSLDLVPRKQLIIVTPTYNRALQAYFLNRLGQLLGLVPQPLLWIVVETDTASMETAEILRKSGVMYRHLVCGNNSTSAKDRGVYQRNTALEHIERHRLDGIVYFADDDNIYSLDLFDRLRDISRFGTWPVAMLWQSKNKAILEGPVCNGSQVVGWHTNEKSKRLRRFHVDMSGFAFNSTILWDPKRWHRPTSASIRQLDTVKEGFQETTFIEQVVEDESQMEGTPAGCAKVMNWHLHLEAHTLVYPKGWQLPKNLDVVLPIER, via the exons ATGGCGTCGATCCGGAGAACTCTATCGCCGGCGTTCCGAGACCGGCCGTACGTGAACGGCGCCGGCTCTCCATTTTCAGTGCCGTCGCCGTCGCAGAAGCTTCTCTCCAGCTCCAGATACTCTCCGCCTTTTCCGTCGGTGATCCTCGCCTTCGCCGTCAACGTCCGGCGCTTCGTTGCCGGAGTTCTCTTTCACCTGCCTAATCGCAAGGGCCAGCAATGGCGTCGAGGTTTCTACAGGTGcttgctcttcttcttcttagggTTTTTACTCGGCCTATTACCGTTCGGCCACGTTGACGACGACGAGATTCCAGGTCGCAGCAATTTCGACATCGAGCCGCCCCACGTCAATGTCCAGTTTGACACCGGCAACGCGGATCCCGCCGTGAAACGGCGGGAAGATCTCGTCGTCGACGTGAGCTTCGGCGTCGTGGAGAGGAGTCTGGATTTGGTGCCGAGGAAGCAGCTGATTATTGTGACACCTACGTACAACCGCGCACTGCAGGCCTATTTCTTAAACAGGTTGGGGCAGCTGCTCGGGCTTGTACCTCAGCCACTGCTATGGATTGTGGTGGAAACCGACACCGCATCGATGGAGACGGCGGAGATTTTGAGGAAGAGCGGAGTGATGTATCGGCATTTGGTGTGTGGCAACAATTCGACTAGCGCCAAGGACCGAGGTGTTTATCAGAGGAACACTGCGTTGGAGCACATTGAGCGGCATAGGCTTGATGGCATTGTTTACTTCGCCGACGACGATAATATATACTCCCTCGACTTGTTTGATCGCTTGAGAGACATTAG CCGGTTTGGAACTTGGCCTGTTGCTATGTTATGGCAAAGCAAAAACAAGGCTATATTGGAAGGTCCAGTATGCAATGGGAGCCAAGTAGTTGGATGGCACACAAATGAGAAAAGCAAGAGGCTTCGTAGGTTTCATGTTGATATGTCAGGGTTTGCTTTTAATAGCACAATATTATGGGATCCAAAGCGATGGCACCGCCCCACTTCTGCTTCAATTCGACAATTAGATACAGTGAAAGAGGGTTTCCAA GAGACCACTTTTATAGAACAAGTTGTGGAAGATGAGAGTCAAATGGAAGGTACCCCAGCCGGCTGTGCAAAAGTAATGAACTGGCATCTACATTTGGAAGCTCATACTCTTGTTTATCCCAAAGGCTGGCAACTTCCGAAGAACCTTGATGTTGTTCTCCCCATTGAACGATAG